In Clupea harengus chromosome 12, Ch_v2.0.2, whole genome shotgun sequence, the sequence AGCACCTTCACCTTCTCCTCCAGCCGCGAGATGCGCTCCAGCTTCCGCTTGCGGCACTTGGAGGCGGCGATGCGGTTGCGCAGCTTCTTGCGCTCCGCCTTGATGCGCTCCTGCGTCTCCAGGTCGATGGGCGAGAGCGACGGCGGCGAGCTGGTGGGGTCGGCGCCGGGCGGGTGGGGCACCTCGGGCACCGTCTGGGGCGCGTCCATGCCGCCGCGGCCGTGTGGGTGGTGCCCCTGGGGCGGCCCGCTGTGCCCGCCGTGCCCGCTGTGCCCGGGGCCGCCGTGCCCCGCCGACGTATAAGGGATCTGGCCGCCGGGATACGAGGACGAGATGGTCAGGGCATTGGGGTTGTAGCTGCTCAGGTTCGTGTAGATGGGCATGTCCCCGCTTGCCATGAGGTTTCGCTGGTAGGAGCCCTGGAGGGACGAGGATGGAGACATCGGCCCCCCGACCAGCTGGTTCTGCTTGTGCAGCTCGGCCAGGGCCTTGACGAAGCCGTCGGCGAAGCCCTCCTGCTCGTTGGTGGCCGCGTTGCGGTACATGAAGGGGTTCCCCGAGGCGTTGGGAGCTTGGTTAGAGTGAAGGATGAGCTGCTCCAGGTCGGGCGAGGAGAGCTTGAGAAGGTTCATGTCTTGGGGAGACATTAGAGTGCCGTTGGCGTTACTGTTAATCCCCAGGTGGTTTGGGTTGATGTTGCCATTGCTGCCCGGATGACCATGAAGCAGTTTCAGACCCGAGGAGCTCCCCATAGCGCCTGAGAAATGATGGGCAGCCATGTTCTTTTTGCTCATCATCTTGTGGGTCTGGTACCGTTCGTACTCTGGCATCTGCCCAAAGTTTGGCACATTTGGTGTGTCATCGTGATAGAAGGGTGTTTCCATTTTACCCGTCATTGACACAGTATTGGCAAATCCTCATAATCTGATTAGCAGGTATCAGAGGCTGTAGTTGACCCgcatgtgcattgtgtgtgagcGCCAGGAGTTTCTGACAACAAAGTTTTAAGGGGGAGGGTCTTGATCTCAGATACctgttaaaaaacaaacacacacgcgcattaCGATTGGCACATAACTAAACATGGTTACCTCAGTACAACCTCTCCATCACAGTAACGTAGATTCAAGATGAAAAAAGCGTTGTATGTTCCAACTTTACAACGATTTACAATTCTACGCCTTACTAATTTAGCTTAGACCACATAATGTATGTACTCCACTCGACCTTGAGCGCCTTCGAATTTGCCACCATCCTGTTTATAGGCTAATTCAAAGATATTTATAGCATTTCTGACAAACACAAGAATCGGACTTCCCAGATATCATCGGTTACTGTAAATGGCAACCCACACAGGCTTCGCCAAACTGACTGTCAACAAGAGAGAATGGCATAAAACGTAACCTAAAAAGCAATTCTGAAACTTAGACCCTTCAATCCTCTGATACATTCCCCGCGTCTTTGCGGAATGTGGATCTATTAAAACACGACCGTATACACACCAATTATTTCGACCATCATCAGCTATAAATCCGCCAGTCTTCCGACAAGTGACTTATGCCTAATGAAAGCTATACGCTTAAAAGTATTTGAATAACTTACAAGGAATTAACCACCTTACTCCGAATCCGTTCAGGCTGCGTGACAGGAAAACCCAGGCAGCCTACTACGATAAATAGTTTCTAACACCGGTGCATGAGAAATAACCTTCGCATGAAAAAATCCAATGACTCAGTGGTCCTCGATGTCTGATTAGTCAGACCGCTGAATTGTGACATGAAATACGCGTAGTTACATTACCCACGCACTGAGCGAGCCGGCTCGGCGTCCGTGATGATCTCTTGAAATATGAGGTACAGTCAGCTACAGTAGAATTTTTACAGCCAGGCTATGTAAAATCCCGAGCGGAGAGCTGTGGTGAAATACAGTCTTGAAGCTATAGCCTACTTACAGCGATGTTAAAATCCCGTTTGTTCAGATGGAGTCTTCATATATTGCCATCTAAGTGCTTGCTCAGTATGAGGGAAAACGCGTCCGTTCACCTCAGTTGCTTTCCTCGTCTGCCTGCTATGCCGCTCGCTGTCAGTTCGACTGTGGGACTTTCTGCTTGGTTGATTACTAATAACACACGCCCTTCTCTTCAGTTCCTGAAACTAGTCTACATCAAGTACGGCTCGGTGTCACACATTTTCTGACGCCTCCTCCGCCCTGCTCAAAGGATTTATTTTATTGGTCACGCCGGCGGCCGATGCGCACTATGTTATTGTAAATTGCGTTGTTGGTTTACAGAACAACGGCATGTAGGCAACACAAGGAACTTTCTTGGATGTTAGTGTCCTCATTCGACGCGCGCTCATGGTCCTCTCTTTAGTGCAAGTGTGAAACCGAAAGCTCTTAAAAGAATATTCAAGTCGTGTCTTGCATCACGTAAGCGCCTCGTGGATTGTAAAGATAACCTAATAATATAAGTCAGCGTTTTATGTAGCCCATTGGCAGCAAAATGTCAAAGAGCCATTGACTCGCAATTATGATTCCTAACATTCCTATGTGTCAATATGTAACTTTAAATATTACATAAAGATTGTaaaattatttcattttgaaatcaCAAGAAACTGAACTTGTCAGGTTGATCTGCGTTCAGTTAATCTCCATTTCCCCGTCATTTAGCGTCTTCAGAAGTGAGGTGTCCTATCTTATTCCCAATGCTTAATGTTAGCCCTATTGGATATCATTTAGTTACCCACAGTTTAAAATAACTTATTTTACTATTCTACAGTGACTATGTTAAAATATTTCAAGAAAGTTTTATCACCACAGATTCTAGACACAACAAGGCTGAAATAAGACATTACCAAACACAACAAGGCTGAAATAATACATTACCATACACAAAGCCATTCCTTATTGGTTAGGGGGTCAAGGGTAAACAGCACTACTGGGTTATAAAATGATCAGTTTCGCTATTATGCTGGCGCTCAAACAAAGAGGCACgacttactcacacatacacgcgcacacacacacacacacacacacacacacacacacacacacacacacacacattcacttagtTGTATTCCTAGTAACTCAGCTCTTCGCAGTCTGGTATAGACATAAACAGAGAAATAATGTCAATACATTTTATGTTAAAGTTGGTATGTATTGGATATTGCTGTTTGCATATATAAaacgagtttgtgtgtgtgtgtatcttttttGTGTAGCTGGACTCTCATCCCTGTAGAAACTGTCAGGAAGAGGCTGTGTATGCGAGGCAGGAAGGGCCTAATA encodes:
- the june gene encoding junE proto-oncogene, AP-1 transcription factor subunit, which translates into the protein MTGKMETPFYHDDTPNVPNFGQMPEYERYQTHKMMSKKNMAAHHFSGAMGSSSGLKLLHGHPGSNGNINPNHLGINSNANGTLMSPQDMNLLKLSSPDLEQLILHSNQAPNASGNPFMYRNAATNEQEGFADGFVKALAELHKQNQLVGGPMSPSSSLQGSYQRNLMASGDMPIYTNLSSYNPNALTISSSYPGGQIPYTSAGHGGPGHSGHGGHSGPPQGHHPHGRGGMDAPQTVPEVPHPPGADPTSSPPSLSPIDLETQERIKAERKKLRNRIAASKCRKRKLERISRLEEKVKVLKTQNSDLASTASILREQVAQLKQKVMNHVTNGCQIAVSSASMAKSGESTSC